From the Leptolyngbya iicbica LK genome, the window GCTGGTGGGCACCGATTACCGTCTGGTGTTGCCATTTTCCGCGCTGGGTGGGGCGTTTGTGCTAGCTGGCGCTGACCTGCTGGCCCGTACCGGCCCGGTGGAATTGCCCGTCGGCGCAGTCACTGCTCTGCTAGGGGCCCCGGTATTTATCTGGCTGCTCTATCGTCGTCGCTTAGGAGGCCGTTAACCATGCCGTTAGAAGTTCGGAATTTAGCGGGGGGCTATGGCGATCGCCCCATCATTGAAGCGGTCAACCTGGCGCTAGCCCATGGGGAATGGCTCAGTTTGCTCGGGGCCAATGGTTCGGGCAAGTCCACTCTGTTGCGGGTGATGAGCCGCATCCTCAAACCCCAGGCCGGGGTGGCGCTGCTAGATGGGCGCGACATTCACCAACTTTCCCCCGCTGCTGCCGCCCGCAAACTAGCGCTGCTGCCGCAACAGCAAATTCTGCCAGAGGGATTGACCGTTGAGCAATTGGTGAGTTTGGGGCGATCGCCCCATCAGCCCTGGTGGCAATGGGAACTGGATGCAGCGGGGCGCGCCCAGGTTGAGCAAGCCCTGCACTGGACGGAGATTGAGCATTACCGCGATCGCGCCGTTGCCGAACTTTCCGGCGGGGAACGGCAGCGGGCGTTTTTGGCTTTAGCCCTAGCGCAAGATCCCAAAGTCCTGCTGCTGGACGAACCCACCACCTTTCTAGATTTGCATTATCAGTTCCAGCTCCTGGAACTCCTGAGGCGACTGAACCAGCAGCAAGGCCTCTCGATCATCACGGTGCTACACGATATTAATCTGGCGGCGCGGTACAGCGATCGCCTCGCCCTGCTGCGACAAGGTCACCTTTGGAGCGTCGGTCCTGCGACCGCAATGCTGACCCCCGAAAACCTACGCGCAGTGTTCGATATCGAAGTGGATCTCATCCACACCGCTGTGGGCCTGCAAATTTGCCCACTGGCGGCAGCCTCACCTTCTATAACCCGAATACCGGCACCAACCTAGTGCGACATGACGGCAATAACGATAGCCTTCCGGTTTCTAGCGCCCCTGCGCTCCCGCTGCCCGGCTCGTCATCAACAGTCGTGAGCTCATGAGCCGTCACTTAGGTTCCTCAATCAAGCGGCTGAGGGCGTTCCAGCCGCTCCTCATGCCTTCCTAGTTTTCCTTCCTCACACACTCTGTCCCTTTACAAACCAACTGTGTTGTCCCATGAATTCGTCGTCATTCTTATTGAGAATTTTTCTAATCAGTGCCGCCTTTTCTAGCTTTGCCTACTGGGAATTAAGCCGCACTGCGATCGCTAGCATTCTCCCCACAGCTGGGTCAGAAGCCTTGGCAAAAGGCTCTGACACAATCGAAAAAACGCCATCCGAGGAGTCTACCGCGTTGTCCTCCGTCTGGTCTGAATCACAGATCTCCAACTCGATGGAGGAGTCCTCAAACAGGAATGAATCCTATCTAAGCTTCGGTCGGACAGTCGCCCAATCGTTGCCGCCTGCCCAGGAGTCTGAGGACGAGCCGGAAGCCGCGATCGCCCCTCTAGTCAGCCCCACCAATGTGGAGGATTTGCCTGGTTCCGCCTCTCCATCGACCTTCGCCACCGAGGCCCAAGCCTTATCCGCCCCGGCAACCGGGGTCGATGCGACTGCGCCTCAGGCCCCCGCTGTCGTTGCCCAGACCAGCGAAGATGAGGACGAAGCGGATGAAGAATCCGACGATATTGAATTTGTCGGCGATACCATCCGCTTAACCGTCACCGGCACCCGCACGCCCGTGCGCATCGATGAATTACCCGCCACCGTGACGGTGTTTGAGCTAGAGGATATTGAGTTTTACCAATTCCAAAATCTGCGCGATCTCCTGCGTTATGAACCCGGCGTTTCGGTGCGAGACAATCCGCAATTCGGTTTGCAGGATGTCAATATTCGCGGCCTGGAAGGCAACCGCATTCTGTTTCAGTTGGACGGCATTCGATTGCCCGAGCGCTTTGAGTTTGGGCCTTTCAATTTGGGCCGCGGGGACTTTGTCGACTTTGCCACGCTGCAAGCCGTGGAGGTTTTACGAGGCCCCGCCTCTACGCTCTACGGTAGCGATGCTTTGGGTGGGGTCGTGTCGTACCGTTCGTTGGAACCCAGGGATCTGCTGGGCGAGGATGACGATTTCGCCGCTGATGTGTCCACCACATTTTTGAGTGAAACTGGCGGCTTTGACAACGTAGGCCGCCTGGCGTTCCGTCAAGATGACGAAGAAGGGGTACTGGTCATCAGCCGCCGCGATGGTCGCGAGCCTGATTCCTTTGCCGATAGTGAGTTTGTCGACTCTCTGGATTCTGAAGGCACGACCTTTTACGGCAACTTTGTCGGCCATCTCAGTCCGGTAAGCCGCGTGAGCTTTATCGCTGAGGATTTCAGCCGCTTTACCCGTCGCAATGAGGCGGCGGGCAATCTCACTCTGAATCTGACCGAGGAGGAAGACATCCTGATCGATCGCTCACGCTTGAGTCTCACCTATGAATACGACGACCCTGACAGTCCTTCCTTTCTGAATTACGCTCGCGGGCAGATTTTCTACCAAGATGCGGGGACCCGTGAGATTCTTCGGGAGACTCGCGCTTCCGGAGCCGGGGCCTTTACCGGTCAGCCCGTTTTTCGGGAAACGGAAAATGAATTCATCGCCGATAGTTTTGGCGGCGATGTGCAACTCCGCAGCGACTTTACGACCGGCAGTGCCAACCACCGCCTGACTTATGGTGTGGATGTTTCTAGCACCTTTAACACGCGTCCCCGCGATCGCACGCAAACCAACCTCATCACTGGCGAATCGACCAATGTGATTCCCCCGGATGTGTTTCCGGTAAAAGATTTTCCCGATGGCGATACGCTGCGGGTTGGCGCGTACATCCAAGACGAAATCGAGATTGGTCAGTTTGACATCATTGCCGGCCTGCGGTTCGACTACTACGACTTGCAGACTGACCCGGACGAAGACTTTAGCCGCAACGGAGCAGAATCGGTCGATCTCGACGCTTCGGCCTTGTCACCTCGCCTGGCGGTGCTTTATCAGGCGAGTCCCGCAATCTCTCTCTATGGACAGTATGCCCGCGGCTTCCGCGCCCCGCTTTATAGCGAAATCAACAGCGGCTTTACCAACCTGACCGGGAGATTCTTCAAATACGAAACCCTGTCTAACCCAGATTTAGAGCCAGAAACCAGTAATAGCTTTGAAGTCGGTGTGCGGGGCAATTTCCCGCAGTTTGATTTTGGCGTGACGGGGTTCTACAACACCTACGACAACTTCATCGAGACCTTTGTGGAGGCGGGCGAGCGCTGCTTGGTGCCCGCTGATCCCTGTCCGCGGGGAGGGAGAGCGGGGACTCAAGTGGTCACTCAGTTCCAGACCCAAAATGTCGCGGAGGCCCGCATTTGGGGCATTGAACTCAGCGGGGAATATCGGTTTAGCCCTGACCCGCACGGATTCAGTATTTTAGGCAGTTTTGCCTTTGCCCAGGGCGACAACCAAACCGAAGATGAACCCCTGGAAACCATTGACCCGATTACCGGGGTGCTGGGGTTGCGCTATCGCGCCCCTGATGATCGCTGGCGGGCTGAGTTTCTCAGCACCTTTGTGGGCGAAGCGCGGGTTGCCGACGATAGCGATCGCTTCACCCCTGATGCTTACGTCCTGTTTGATCTGATCGGCAGCTACAATCCCATCCCTGATTTGGGGCTGAGTCTGGGTATCTACAACCTCTTCAACGAGGAATATTACGTCTATTCCGACGTCCGCAACCAGCCCGAAGATGCCCCCGACATTCAGCGCTTTTCGCAGCCGGGCACGAATGTCCGCCTGGGCGTCAGCTATCGCTTTTAAGCTGTGACTCGGCACTTAGCTTTCTGGTCTAGTAAAGAGCCGCTTGTTGCCTGCACAGGTCTAGCAACTGGGGTGTTTGCCCCCGTAGCGATCCCCTCGCGTCAGGCTGATCCCGGCTCGTATCTTTAGCCACATCCCCATAACGCAGAACAACTCAGAGGAGCAATTCCATGACATCTCGTTGGTTACTCAGCAGTTTCGGCATCGTATTGGCAGGCGCGATCGCAGCCTGTTCGACTAACAGCGCTACTCCAGAAGCTGCCAGTCCTGAGGCTGCGCCCACGCAGACGACCACAACCGCGCAGCCAGCAGCATCGCCAGCATCAGTCCAAAAGATCGTGACCCTCACGTCGCTGACCACCGACATCATCCACACGCTGGATCAAGACACCTTAGTCGGCATTCCTGGGAGTTCGATTTTGCAAGAAGACACCCGATTTGCGGAACTCGCAGTGGTGAGCACAGGCCGCGCTGAACCCGACTTAGAAAAAATTGTCGCCCTGGAACCCGATCTGGTCATTGGCGCTAAGGGATTCCACGATAAATCGCTGGCTCGTCTGGAGGAACTCGGGGTCACCACACTGGCAGTGGATGTCACGGGTTGGGATACCTTAGCCACCCTGACCCAAGAGTTGGCCCAGCAAATCGGTGCCGATCCGCAACCGCTGCTCGATCGCTATGACGCTTGTCTCGCCAAAGCGCCAGAAAATTCACCCAGCGCGATTGTGCTGGTGAGTCGCCAGCCGCTACTGTCGCCCAACAAAGATAGCTGGGCGGGCGATTTCCTGGAACAGTTCAACATTCAAAATCTCACCGCTGACCTGCAGGGCGAAAGCCCCTTTGATGGCTACGTCACGGTATCCGAAGAGAAGCTTTTGACCACGAACCCCGATGTGCTGCTAGTGGTCGACACGGGCGAAGATTTACTAGCTCAACTCAAAGGCGATCCGTTTTGGGGACAGCTTAAGGCCACGCAATCCAATGCGGTCGAAACATTGGACTATTTTGGCATCGTGAATCCGGGGAGTCTGGCCAGTATTGAGGCCACGTGCGATCGCCTGTCTCAACTTTGACGAACAGCCGGAGATCACGAGCTGGGGCTGAGCGATCGCCAGAATGTCACAGCCTTCTCCTCGCACAGAAATCTGATGACTGAAAGACCAGAGGTCTAACAGCGATCGCGTATGCTCACTCCGGTGAAAGCCTTTTCCCATTAGGCCTGCGACAGCTCGATAATGTTGCCGTCAGGATCTTGGGTAAACAGGGCGGCGCGACCCGAAGCGCTCATTTGTAGCGGATAGCCCTGGGCCTCTAAGCGGTCTTTGAAGTCGGATAAATCATCGACTTGCAGCGCGA encodes:
- a CDS encoding ABC transporter ATP-binding protein, producing the protein MPLEVRNLAGGYGDRPIIEAVNLALAHGEWLSLLGANGSGKSTLLRVMSRILKPQAGVALLDGRDIHQLSPAAAARKLALLPQQQILPEGLTVEQLVSLGRSPHQPWWQWELDAAGRAQVEQALHWTEIEHYRDRAVAELSGGERQRAFLALALAQDPKVLLLDEPTTFLDLHYQFQLLELLRRLNQQQGLSIITVLHDINLAARYSDRLALLRQGHLWSVGPATAMLTPENLRAVFDIEVDLIHTAVGLQICPLAAASPSITRIPAPT
- a CDS encoding TonB-dependent hemoglobin/transferrin/lactoferrin family receptor; its protein translation is MNSSSFLLRIFLISAAFSSFAYWELSRTAIASILPTAGSEALAKGSDTIEKTPSEESTALSSVWSESQISNSMEESSNRNESYLSFGRTVAQSLPPAQESEDEPEAAIAPLVSPTNVEDLPGSASPSTFATEAQALSAPATGVDATAPQAPAVVAQTSEDEDEADEESDDIEFVGDTIRLTVTGTRTPVRIDELPATVTVFELEDIEFYQFQNLRDLLRYEPGVSVRDNPQFGLQDVNIRGLEGNRILFQLDGIRLPERFEFGPFNLGRGDFVDFATLQAVEVLRGPASTLYGSDALGGVVSYRSLEPRDLLGEDDDFAADVSTTFLSETGGFDNVGRLAFRQDDEEGVLVISRRDGREPDSFADSEFVDSLDSEGTTFYGNFVGHLSPVSRVSFIAEDFSRFTRRNEAAGNLTLNLTEEEDILIDRSRLSLTYEYDDPDSPSFLNYARGQIFYQDAGTREILRETRASGAGAFTGQPVFRETENEFIADSFGGDVQLRSDFTTGSANHRLTYGVDVSSTFNTRPRDRTQTNLITGESTNVIPPDVFPVKDFPDGDTLRVGAYIQDEIEIGQFDIIAGLRFDYYDLQTDPDEDFSRNGAESVDLDASALSPRLAVLYQASPAISLYGQYARGFRAPLYSEINSGFTNLTGRFFKYETLSNPDLEPETSNSFEVGVRGNFPQFDFGVTGFYNTYDNFIETFVEAGERCLVPADPCPRGGRAGTQVVTQFQTQNVAEARIWGIELSGEYRFSPDPHGFSILGSFAFAQGDNQTEDEPLETIDPITGVLGLRYRAPDDRWRAEFLSTFVGEARVADDSDRFTPDAYVLFDLIGSYNPIPDLGLSLGIYNLFNEEYYVYSDVRNQPEDAPDIQRFSQPGTNVRLGVSYRF
- a CDS encoding ABC transporter substrate-binding protein, with amino-acid sequence MTSRWLLSSFGIVLAGAIAACSTNSATPEAASPEAAPTQTTTTAQPAASPASVQKIVTLTSLTTDIIHTLDQDTLVGIPGSSILQEDTRFAELAVVSTGRAEPDLEKIVALEPDLVIGAKGFHDKSLARLEELGVTTLAVDVTGWDTLATLTQELAQQIGADPQPLLDRYDACLAKAPENSPSAIVLVSRQPLLSPNKDSWAGDFLEQFNIQNLTADLQGESPFDGYVTVSEEKLLTTNPDVLLVVDTGEDLLAQLKGDPFWGQLKATQSNAVETLDYFGIVNPGSLASIEATCDRLSQL